GCTGAACTCTGTTTTAAAACTTACGAtctaaaatttagaaatgtcCTAAACAACTAATTCAATCTGAAATGTCCTCCATTTTATTTGGTGGATCAATAATTCTTTTCACAGCTGCAGCCGCCACATGCAAATCTAGTCCTTCTAGAATATACGCCAAGTTATCGAGCGAAGCGTCATCATCGTCTTCAAACCAAATGCTTAGCATGGCCTTGCATTGACTTGTTGTCGTTGGGTTTTCCGTCTCAAAGAAGAGCAATTCATCAGCTGAATAGCCCAACTTCTTCCCTAATTTTTTCCAATCCGATCCTATTTTGCCAGAAATCTCTACGATATTCTCCTTCGTAACAGGATTGGTTTTATGTGTGTTTTTGTCATCTGGTGTTAACTGCTCTGTTTTGAGGAGTTCAGGATCGTCTTGCTCTTCCAGAGCGACACTTTCATGCTCAACAGGCTCTGCAGTGGATGTGCCTTCGGTTGCTTCGATCTTTATTTCGATCTTATCTTTCTGAATCTTCTTGCGCACGCTTTCTAAATAATCTGATACCCGGTATGATGGTGCGTTGAATAGGGTGAAGAAGTGAGGCGATTGTCGGGCAAGTAGGCGGAGTGCTCGCCATTCAAATGATGGGTCGCTCTTTTCTTTTGGATTTTCCAGATAGGTTTCGAGTGGTGGCAAGAAATTGCGATCTTCTCCTTTACATGCTTGCAAGTTGTCGGGAGATAGATTCCATAATCGTGTCAACTCGTTGCTGTAATCGAAAATAGATTCGTTAAAAATTTAAGGCATACATAAGGcatatattttcatttgattcccaacaTGACTGTATtaggtgaaacaaaattttacaccccccttttgcgtgtatggggaccccccccccctaaatcacAACGTAGAAGGGCATGACgcactacatgtctgggcgtgcacagttcccaccttctcaccaaattccgtgtcaataggtatagccgtttctgagaaaagtgcgtgtgagagAGAGAcaaatattgaaccgattttaataaggttttgttggcaAAAAGCACTGCTTTTTCGGATTCGGAATcgcatcctcttacgtcgagaAACCGTTACATACCATACACCTCGGCTGCAAGTATTGACTCATGATCATTGAACGGTTTACGCAGTAGCCTAAGGCAATATCAGGTAGTTCCTCGGTAATCATCACAGAccacaattcgaatctactctcttTTCGGAGTTTGGAaatctcctgggattcaaacgccggCGGACAACCGCATACTATCCGCTGGTCACAAggttcatggacatcgaaggtggcttcaattatgcttcattagttatgttcactaggaacttcaggggcagctatacgctacccatctTAACAGGGGCAGAAATTCACCTGGTACAGTCAAGGATTTTGGAATACATCTcgactgtaggaatgcgataggtaagacctggggactttcaccgccACCATCTCCATAAtaatcgtctggtggccgagaatGGACTTTGCCAACAGCAGCAGCTGCCTTGGTATTACTTAAGTAATGAATACCACGCCGACTGCGCCATTCAAAACTAGCCAAAATCTACCCCCCAATCATTTGAAGGTGAAGCGAAAAGCCGCCAACGAcaaatatagactcgataccattggaacgTGGAAAGGCCGCTAATCACTGAGTCATGCGCTTCATCTGCGAATTGCTAGGCAACCATCGGATAGTTCTGATGTCGGCCGATCATATGCtttccagattcatctttgaaaagacatacactgtcgtaatcaccaaaagggaagaatggtcgataaatggccagtagtcttttgggattatatgcataataatcttcaccgactgaTCAGTCATGGAAGACAGATTGGCCGCAGAGTTGTTTTGCTGGAAATCCTATTATGCAACTGGctcgacaaccctacacggaaaaccagcAACAGAAGGAGCCTTGCACGGGAGGGACTTTACAACGCCGAACTCGGCAACGGGGACGGAATAACGActtgcgcatttcctcatggaacgtgcgctccctgtacagagatggagctgccaagcagctagccgatatcctgccccaatatagggctggaaatgcgttagacagggaccggtttcctgaagaagagccactacatcaccATATACACAGTATAGCCcaaagttctgtcagtcaaacaaatctttatttctcacgaagtaataaacaaaatcaatcgaaaagtacaccattagaaaagcGAAACATAAAGCTTTCAAAATGGCCACTGGTAGCTTTACAGGCCCCAAGTCTGTGAGGCCATacatcgatcgcttcacgcacggtatgaagcggcatttctcgagctgcacgcatgatgctggccttcaaactctccacaTCCGTGTAAGTTCaatcgcaggcagtctcctctaaattAGCCCAAAGGCTGTAATCCAGAGGATtaaaatctgggctgcctggggcccattcatccgcggttatgaagtcaggaacatgcgccgctaacgACTGCTGAATTAttttggctttgtgagcgggggccGAGTCCTACTGGAAGCACCACGGTTTTACAACGAATAGGATTCACTCAATGGttcgactacatcctctaacatcttttcgtacacgctcgcttggttttgacgccgacctcgcagaaatgaatatcagttactgcGTGATAAGGGACGTCCCACCttaccatgacagaagtcggatggtgacgactTTGGACCCGCGGAGCATTttctgtggcttcataacaattgtgagcatctactcgatcattttgtcggttgaatgTTTCTTCGATGGTAAAaagtttttcatcagaaaatagaattttgcgatatttttaccgggaaatcgttgcaaGAGAGCAGGATATCGGGTTCGctgtatttccttcagttttggcattaacatatggctaacgcaccACCGGTACGCACCAAGACCCAGATCTTCTCGAAAAATAAGACTCATAAATTCGTgttgaaacgcccatttccgccgacattcgtttgtgcttgcggagaggatcgcgacgaacacgctcacgcacagcatgcacgaAATTCGGGCGACGTACGGAGCGCGGGCGCCCCTCCTGCGgtctgtcaaccacatcagctgtttaGCAGTATCGAGCTAAGGTCCtaaaacgaatcgttcgtttaccggcagcttttttaacaaactatgaatctttttcggcgtattcccacattggtgcaacgcaatcatcgcaattcttttttcgtagttcccgaacttcatcgtgttgtcgttcacgcgctactgaccttcggaacctgaaagtttgacggaagtggggtagtgttaccagtttcggcggcctaacatttcttGCTGcacgcatcgactgacagaacttatggctatactatgtatacagtgtgtccggatagctcagtggttagagcgcaaggctgtcgtacggaaggtcgcggttcaaatctcactggtggcagtggaatttgtatcctgatttgacgtcggataccagtcgactcagctgtgaatgagtacctgagtcaaatcagggtaataatctcgggcgagcgcaatgctgaccacattgcctcctagtgtaccgttacggtcttgaatgaagtgctctaacacacttcaaggccctgatccaacatggattgttgcgccaacgattattattattattatgtatacaaagacgtatttcgggaacccttCTCAGTATTTTTTCTTCTCAATGTGGCGTTTGCTTCACATTACTACAGCTCGAGCAAAAGAGGAAGGCCAATATTTGGTCCTCAGAATGACGTCCACACGATCACCATTAACTACGACCACGAAAGCTATTTCGAGCTCAGGACATGACGGACGACCTGCGTAGGCGGGTTACTAAGGGTATTTGCCATCCAATCATCAGTGAgacagctctcccactgtcgagctgGATCATCGATGGTGAACTTGGAGGGTCGCAGCTCTCGAAGTGTGCCGTcaaaaacaacccgacaccagattcgtgtctgctaccacttgggttTCCAGACTACAAAAGCACATTCCTGCAAGAGAGAAAGGAGTACCCTATAAAGTTCCActatcttactttgcttaggcccaggatagccagcttatatcgttggaattctagCTCGAGTTTGAGATAGCAAGCGGTCTGGGCACCCTCGCTATTGTTATCGACgggcgtgcgcacattccagaaaccaatcatagtccgttttcgacagTGAAAGGTCGTAATAGTGAGGCGAATCTCTATCCGAcgcattgttgacgttttggtagcatTGAAGCTTTGAAATTTCTCTCTCTTTTGGTCACCTTATACGTttgcagggaagactttgagtgtattcttagtCCCCCAAAACACAGGGTGCAGCGTACTTACTTTGCCATATAGAATTTCCCTTGCCGATGTGACTCCATTACATATTCTCCCAATGGTCGCTTAGctttcttcggaggactctttcCAGTATCTTCCGGGGCTTCCGGTCGCTTGAATTCCTTGCAGCCATCGTTCTTCCAGTTGTTCCATAATTCCTCACGTTGCAGCATATGTTGGACGGTTTTTGCGAATTTCTTGCCTTCGGGCGGAGTCTCCTCGATAAGTTTATAAACTTTCGCCTCTGTTTCCTTGATGTACTCAGTTTGGGACGACGTGAGGTTGAAGGATTCGCTGGAAATTGGGTTGGTATTTGTTAAActgtttttggagaaagatTGCAAATACTTACGCTTTGAATTTTACAGTCGAGGATAGATACTGGAACAAGATGAGAAACTGGACGAGCACAGAACGTCGAAAATTCGAATCTGATAACTGTAGAGCCAGGAGTTTGGGATTTGTGAGGAATTTTGCGAAGAAATGCTGTGGCTTTGCGAAGTGTTCGTCCACCTCCATTACCTCCGATGCTTTTCGTTTGTGTTGACTGGAGTTAGTGCGCGGTTCTTCCAGTTTAAAGCTACTGAAGGCGGATAGGATGCTCGAGGCATGCTATAAGGAGAATTTTGGTCATTTTATGCAAAAAAGGATGGAATAAAGTCTTACGCTGGCAAATGTTTTCCATTGAACTTTGTTGTAACATTGATTTGGGTTGCGGAAGTAATCCTGAAGGGACCAGAACTTGCAATATAAATTGTAGTCGATCTGGACTGGTACGTCTTCCACGGTGTCGCCCAGTCCCTCCCCCATATCTTTTCCGTCTGCACCATATTCTGTGATGTTGTCCAGATTGAACTCGGAGATTATATTAAGACCGGAACGCTCGGAGAAAGGGAAGAATTTTGCCAAGAAGAGCAGAATGCGCCCACAGAAGACCGTATTCTGTGATCTGGACAACCGCCGAAGCAAATCGTTGCACATCCTCAGCAAATTGTTCTTGCAGGCAGTGAAGAAAATCTCCTCCTTCCACACAGCCACCTTGTCTTCGACAAATGCGAATATTTGCTCACATTTTTCTAAGGTGACCGCATCAAATGCGTCCCCAAGTAGAACCACCGGGATCGTGGTCGAAACCATATCCTCGCGCGCGGCTTCTACCGACAACGCGATCAGTTTTCCCACTTTCTCCACATCATTTATCAGATGGAATAGGAGCATCTCACGGAACATCTGGTCCAGGGCCGGCTTTTTGTCGGAGTCATTGTTGTGCTTCAGCGCATCATATTCGGTTTTCAGGACTTTTACGTTGTCCGTTTCAAATGCGGTTTTTAGTGAATCCTGTAAGAGAAAGCGAGGAAAATAATGAGGGTTTTCAGGAGTTGCCGGGCTAGTTAGTTACTTGAAAGATTTTCTGTAGTCCCACAAAATTCACTGAAGCTCCTTTGGACGTAGTTTCTGTTGAACCGCCGGATTTTTTGCTGACGGAAGTCATCGCGAAGTTGCGTGTCAATAAAACGAgcaaaatcaaaacaaatcttACCCGCAACCATACGCGGGATTGAAGGATGACAGTGACAGCTGGATATTGGAACTTCGAAGGGGCAGCGATGTGCCATCAATGGAAACAGTGATGCGTTCAGAAAATGTGTTCAGTCAATGACATTGGAAAGGTAAAATTTTGACAACTGCGATTGGGTGTTTACAAGAAACTTCTTTCACAACTTTTGATAAATTCCTTTGATCTTCTGTATTGGTGCCTTCTAAATTTTTGGATATAATAGAAGGATTTACACCGCATTATCTAAACCACATATATTCCAAGCATGTTGTTATGTGACTCTTGCGTAAATTCCACTTAACTGCGGCTCTGGGGACAAATCGGACCAAACTATCACTTAACCTCGTTGACAAAAACTTTTTACTGTTTGTTTACATTCAACAATATCAAAACGATCATAAGCCGAGATGTCGGCCGTCGAAACTCGGCATGCACTACGCAAAATGGACTTCGCAACGTGTGCACGGGAGGCTCTGCTCCGCATAGGTAACCCTCATCTGCCGCCTAAACCCGAATTCAACTCACTTTCCCCGCAGAGAGCATCTTCATAAACCGCGGCAACCAGGACTTTGCCATGGATCTGATCTCGGAGTTTATATTTCTAGAGAAAACTAAGGACATTGACGCCCGGAAGGGCTACGTGCCGTCGGCGATGAATCTCGTGCAGGAGTTCCAGCTGGTTGTCGCCCTCTGCGAGTTCTTCTCGCGGCCCGGCCCCGACGCAACAAGGAATGCTGTTTTCCTTTCCCTGTTTGGAGCAGCTACGACCCCAGTGCGATCCGATGTTTTGGTGAAGCTGATAAGCACTTCGGTGTCCGCATCGATCGCACCGCTGTTGTGCGCCGCGGGAACTTGGATGCAGCAAGTGGGATGCACTTCGGTCGCGAGTACAGAACTTGCTCAGAGCCTAGTCAAGGATTTCGTGATTTTCTCCAAGAAAACGTCGGAACAGCTGCGACAACTGCCTATGGTCGCGCCAAGGTCTGTGTTTAGGACTCCAAATGTTGTTCATTGGAGCTGACGCTTGTCTGAATTCACAGGTTTGCCGCCAACTTCATGACTGCCGTCGCGGATCTATACATGAACGAAGCCAAGGGAGCTATAGTCTGTCCACCGGACATGCTTCTGGACGTTTTCACAGAATGGGTAACTTCTTAAAGTTCTCATTGACGGGTCTCCCCCAATAATCTGTCTTTTTCAGGTCTCAGAGAACCAAAGCCTCTGCCTAGCATCGCAGCAGCCTTTATCACTCCCCACAGGAGCTATCGCCATGCCGGTCGTCACACCCTTAGCCGGTCTGATCCGCTGGTGCGTGTTGGCACCAATAATCAACCAAAAAGGAGCCTACAGCAAACTGCACTTGGCCGTCCTAGAAACTTTGCTGCAGATCCCGCCCCCCAACGGACCGCCAACCGCGCTCAATGCCCAGCACCTCGCAGCCATAGCCGTCCCTCTCAAAAACCACGCGAGGAAACTTGTCGCCGACGGCGTGAACCCAGAGAACGACGAGAACTTCCAGGCAAGCATGGAGCGTTTCGCGCAAGCCGTGCAGATATCTCTCGCCGCCAAGTGCCTGTACGGAAGCACGCCGCAACTGCTCTGCACCCTCGAGACCCTGCCCGCGAACAGTTTAATGGAAATTGTAATAAAAGCAAACAAAAGTTGAAAACGAacggattttattttttgaacgGATCGAAACGGCGCGTGGTTTTCAGGCGCTCGATTTTCCGCTTGTCCTCCTCGAACTTCTTGCGCAGGTTCACGATGTGTTGCATTTTGGACTGGCGGATTTGGAACGTGTAGAAGTTGGTGAGTTCCTTCTGTTTGCGCTTCTTCTCCATCTTCTCCTCGACTTTGTTGATGGTCGATTCCTTTTGCTCGAAACCGGCGACGGGGCCTCGTCTGGTTACGGTCACCCATCCATCGTCGTCGGTGTTGGCTGTTTTCTCTGCAACGCGGGCGGCGTTCTCCGCTTTATCGTAATCTGCCATGTATTCGTCGATTTCCCGTTGTAGGTCATCTTCCGAGGTGAGCGACGCGACGTAATCCTGCATCCACTGAGTCACTCCTGTGCGAATTATCGCTTGTCCGGTCTCCTCGTCATAAATACACAATTTTTCTAGCTGGAGCGCTTTGGCAATGGActtggtggacttgaagacaACGTAGGCCACTTTGAACCCCTTCAAAGCCGGTCGCGGAATGAACTTATCGAATTTGTCTACGCCGTTCTCCTCGTTGGGACCGACTTTCTCTTGAAATAGAACGTTAGTGACCTCACCCACTTTTTGAAATCCATATTTTAAGTGCTCCTCTGTAATGTAGGGCGGAACGTTGAGCACGAAAAGGGTCCGCTTGGCGGGTTTGTCCGGGTCTTCCTTCCGAATTGTGTGTTCCTTAATGAATATCGTGTGCTGCGAAGTTGTATATTGTCTGATGTGCAAGGTTACAACTGTAATAAATTCAGTTAAGTTATATGTCAATCA
The window above is part of the Hermetia illucens chromosome 3, iHerIll2.2.curated.20191125, whole genome shotgun sequence genome. Proteins encoded here:
- the LOC119651161 gene encoding THO complex subunit 1, whose amino-acid sequence is MTSVSKKSGGSTETTSKGASVNFVGLQKIFQDSLKTAFETDNVKVLKTEYDALKHNNDSDKKPALDQMFREMLLFHLINDVEKVGKLIALSVEAAREDMVSTTIPVVLLGDAFDAVTLEKCEQIFAFVEDKVAVWKEEIFFTACKNNLLRMCNDLLRRLSRSQNTVFCGRILLFLAKFFPFSERSGLNIISEFNLDNITEYGADGKDMGEGLGDTVEDVPVQIDYNLYCKFWSLQDYFRNPNQCYNKVQWKTFASHASSILSAFSSFKLEEPRTNSSQHKRKASEVMEVDEHFAKPQHFFAKFLTNPKLLALQLSDSNFRRSVLVQFLILFQYLSSTVKFKAESFNLTSSQTEYIKETEAKVYKLIEETPPEGKKFAKTVQHMLQREELWNNWKNDGCKEFKRPEAPEDTGKSPPKKAKRPLGEYVMESHRQGKFYMANNELTRLWNLSPDNLQACKGEDRNFLPPLETYLENPKEKSDPSFEWRALRLLARQSPHFFTLFNAPSYRVSDYLESVRKKIQKDKIEIKIEATEGTSTAEPVEHESVALEEQDDPELLKTEQLTPDDKNTHKTNPVTKENIVEISGKIGSDWKKLGKKLGYSADELLFFETENPTTTSQCKAMLSIWFEDDDDASLDNLAYILEGLDLHVAAAAVKRIIDPPNKMEDISD
- the LOC119651162 gene encoding uncharacterized protein C7orf26 homolog — translated: MSAVETRHALRKMDFATCAREALLRIESIFINRGNQDFAMDLISEFIFLEKTKDIDARKGYVPSAMNLVQEFQLVVALCEFFSRPGPDATRNAVFLSLFGAATTPVRSDVLVKLISTSVSASIAPLLCAAGTWMQQVGCTSVASTELAQSLVKDFVIFSKKTSEQLRQLPMVAPRFAANFMTAVADLYMNEAKGAIVCPPDMLLDVFTEWVSENQSLCLASQQPLSLPTGAIAMPVVTPLAGLIRWCVLAPIINQKGAYSKLHLAVLETLLQIPPPNGPPTALNAQHLAAIAVPLKNHARKLVADGVNPENDENFQASMERFAQAVQISLAAKCLYGSTPQLLCTLETLPANSLMEIVIKANKS
- the LOC119651163 gene encoding ribosomal RNA-processing protein 7 homolog A, giving the protein MDEVNGFKVVTLHIRQYTTSQHTIFIKEHTIRKEDPDKPAKRTLFVLNVPPYITEEHLKYGFQKVGEVTNVLFQEKVGPNEENGVDKFDKFIPRPALKGFKVAYVVFKSTKSIAKALQLEKLCIYDEETGQAIIRTGVTQWMQDYVASLTSEDDLQREIDEYMADYDKAENAARVAEKTANTDDDGWVTVTRRGPVAGFEQKESTINKVEEKMEKKRKQKELTNFYTFQIRQSKMQHIVNLRKKFEEDKRKIERLKTTRRFDPFKK